A single window of Neospora caninum Liverpool complete genome, chromosome XII DNA harbors:
- a CDS encoding putative origin recognition complex subunit 2, translating to MAALPGVGLRERPGASAGRASSVGGQSVSSFPPPVSYPSGRRRSSAVTGVVGRRPSQPALSSSFAPSLLSSASWESLLERRQQEEQQAAHDRELIIAQDAVKAEVDRNVQELREAGDQGEDGLSEEEEEWLCSQFSGFERVLLRQTVRSYPTALPASSLRSSQSSSPRQRRGDGESHEEGKAATSRQTDANTRIGLRARASTPAASSLSTAAASQVPGPTAESRGSPAPGAVWSLLLPFSHWLGVSWAAAPSPATAAGSPSSRLVPQLPRKKAGARVSPSLAPSLSVPFSFSFTAAARLFDRRRRVRQREKAFLLEQEKRDEEMRVKMFERARKRKRSTSAKNASRARRRGCDAVALSGEEDCSYSEEDEELGDGEKTGGHERDEGKTYSALADSSDAGRALHPDPATAQKADCTRLMVFDFLSCPTVSPLSDEKLPRALLRFLRRRDQTNGKEVRPEIEETCGRSSGSPSEGTRGRRLGGGEKKIEDLTEELEDETAAAVPLLARRVHQRVSELPHSNAKAKHNLLHYLLAAHSLEWKAALLSGYSILVEGFGSKKLLLDLFAHQALRASSKTLASPQTRQQAQPLTPASGAGKGDGEGQGKAVSPALSLEKLVKEVRRAAKQLTVPLYFVVHNVDAPALRGEARRAFASLAACSNIYLICSADHHMHGLLFDGAELRSLSCMYYRCHTYVDYREEVLGYWGSTCLFMPLWLRSCAGSGGLASNEGGAGGVWGSGVNFAAVVAALTTNHKRLLKCVAERQLEQLKRGEGRAVSLEALSDPLFAMAGNLDRTKILQLLVELTSHGAAVKTAVGGQEALSIRATPAQLEQLLAILEQYGI from the exons ATGGCTGCGTTGCCAGGCGTCGGCCTCCGTGAGCGGCCTGGCGCTTCGGCAGGCCGCGCCTCGAGTGTGGGCGGTCAGTCCGTCAGTTCGTTTCCTCCACCTGTTTCGTACCCGTCTGGACGGCGGCGCTCGAGTGCCGTGACGGGAGTTGTGGGTCGGCGGCCCTCGCAGCCtgcgctttcctcgtccttcgcaccttctctcctttcttctgcctcctgggagtcgctgctggagaggcgccagcAGGAAGAGCAGCAGGCGGCGCACGACCGAGAACTGATCATCGCACAGGACGCGGTCAAGGCAGAAGTGGACAGGAACGTGCAAGAactgagagaggcgggggaccagggagaagacggcttgagtgaggaggaagaagaatggCTCTGCTCGCAGTTCAGTGGATTCGAACGCGTCCTTCTCCGGCAAACTGTGCGCTCTTACCCCACCGCccttcctgcttcttcgctccggTCTTCTCAGAGTTCCTCCCCGAggcagcggagaggcgacggagagtcccatgaagaagggaaggctGCGACATCAAGGCAGACGGACGCGAACACGAGGATCGGTCTTCGTGCGCGTGCGTCGACTCCTgcggcttcgtctctctcgactgCGGCCGCGTCTCAGGTCCCAGGGCCGACAGCCGAGTCCCGCGGGTCTCCGGCGCCTGGCGCCGTGTGgagtctccttcttcccttctcgcacTGGCTGGGTGTCTCTTGGgcggccgcgccgtcgcctgcgacCGCGGCAGGAAGCCCCAGCTCGCGTCTCGTCCCGCAACTGCCCCGCAAAAAGGCAggcgcgcgtgtctctccgtctctcgcgccgtctctctccgttccgttctccttctccttcaccgccgccgcgcggctcttcgacaggcgccggcgcgtccggcaacgcgagaaggcctttctcctcgagcaagagaaacgcgacgaagAAATGCGAGTGAAAATGTTTgagcgcgcgaggaaacgaaaacg GTCTACTTCGGCGAAGAACGCTAGCCGCGCCCGCAGGCGAGGCTGcgacgccgtcgctctttccGGAGAGGAAGATTGCAGCTAcagcgaggaggacgaagaactgggcgacggcgagaagactggaggacacgaaagagacgaaggcaagACCTACAGCGCCCTCGCAGACTC GTCGGATGCCGGCCGGGCTCTGCACCCGGACCCGGCGACAGCGCAGAAGGCGGATTGCACGCGTTTGATGGTTTTCGACTTTCTGTCGTGCCCGACggtctcgccgctgtcggACGAGAagctgccgcgcgcgctgctgcgttttctgcgtcgccgagaCCAGACGAACGGAAAGGAAGTACGGCCGGAGATAGAAGAAACCTGCGGTCGAAGCAGTGGAAGTCCCTCTGAGGGCACTCGGGGCAGGCGGCTtggaggtggagagaagaagatcgaAGACCTCACAGAGGAGCTGGAAGATGAAACAG CTGCTGCAGTCCCCCTCTTGGCGCGACGAGTCCACCAGCGGGTGTCGGAGTTGCCGCACtcgaacgcgaaggcgaaacACAATTTGCTTCACTATCTG TTGGCGGCCCACAGTCTGGAGTGGAAGGCGGCGCTTTTGTCGGGGTACTCGATTCTCGTTGAGGGCTTCGGCAGCAAAAAGCTTCTCCTCGACCTCTTTGCGCACCAAGCCCTCAG AGCGTCCTCGAAGACGCTAGCCTCCCCCCAAACGCGCCAGCAAGCCCAGCCGCTTACGCCCGCCTCCGGTgccggaaagggagacggagagggtcAAGGCAAAGCAGTCAGTCCCGCACTGTCTTTAGAGAAGCTCGTGAAG GAAGTGCGCCGCGCCGCAAAGCAGCTGACGGTTCCCCTCTACTTTGTGGTGCACAACGTGGATGCCCCGGCCCTTCGAGGCGAGGCTCGTCGGGCCTTCGCGTCCCTGGCTGCCTGCAGCAAC ATCTACTTGATTTGCAGTGCAGACCACCACATGCACGGCCTGCTGTTTGACGGCGCGGAGTTGAGGAGTCTCAGCTGCATGTACTACCGCTGCCACACCTACGTGGACTACAG GGAAGAAGTTCTCGGCTACTGGGGCTCCACGTGTCTCTTCATGCCGCTCTGGCTGCGCAGCTGCGCGGGCTCCGGCGGATTGGCCTCGAACGAGGGGGGCGCGGGCGGCGTGTGGGGAAGCGGCGTGAACTTTGCCGCGGTCGTGGCAGCTCTCACCACCAACCACAAACGCCTGCTGAAGTGCGTCGCGGAACGCCAGTTGGAGCAGCTCAAGCG CGGCGAAGGACGCGCAGTGTCGCTCGAGGCCCTCAGCGATCCTCTTTTTGCGATGGCGGGGAATCTCGACAGGACGAAGATTCTGCAGCTGCTCGTCGAGCTCACCAGCCACGGCGCCGCCGTCAAGACGGCAGTCGGCGGGCAAGAGGCCCTCTCCATTCGCGCCACGCC GGCGCAACTCGAGCAACTCCTCGCCATTCTCGAGCAGTACGGCATCTGA